Proteins co-encoded in one Oharaeibacter diazotrophicus genomic window:
- a CDS encoding GntR family transcriptional regulator: MTDRVAEREDDGREPFAVRRDADGGVPLWSQLKSALVADIVGRNLPEHTRLPSEAELCASFGVSRTVVREALNQLVNERLIYKLQGKGAFVAGRRDEQDFVGTRVGFSGELADKQKVIDRKVLRQAVEPADERVRMMLRLAEDEPLVAVDRVLSVDGVPRLLVRWRMPERLVPGLDRVPLHTRSLYETLSRRYGVVFDRAERWIEATAPLEPDARLLGVTTGTPLLGIESVAFAADGQPIEYYTALYRTDRARLHIQIGAPR; the protein is encoded by the coding sequence ATGACGGACCGGGTGGCGGAACGGGAGGACGACGGGCGCGAGCCGTTCGCGGTGCGCCGCGACGCCGACGGCGGCGTGCCGCTGTGGTCGCAGCTGAAGTCGGCGCTGGTCGCCGACATCGTCGGCCGCAACCTGCCCGAACACACCCGCCTGCCGTCCGAGGCCGAGCTCTGCGCCTCCTTCGGCGTGTCGCGCACCGTGGTGCGCGAGGCGCTGAACCAGCTCGTCAACGAGCGGCTGATCTACAAGCTGCAGGGCAAGGGCGCCTTCGTCGCCGGCCGGCGCGACGAGCAGGACTTCGTCGGCACCCGCGTCGGCTTCTCCGGCGAACTCGCCGACAAGCAGAAGGTGATCGACCGCAAGGTGCTGCGCCAGGCCGTCGAGCCCGCCGACGAGCGGGTCCGGATGATGCTGCGCCTTGCCGAGGACGAGCCGCTGGTGGCGGTCGACCGCGTGCTCTCGGTCGACGGCGTGCCGCGGCTCTTGGTGCGCTGGCGGATGCCGGAGCGCCTCGTGCCCGGGCTCGACCGGGTGCCGCTGCACACCCGTTCGCTCTACGAGACCCTCAGCCGGCGCTACGGCGTCGTGTTCGACCGCGCCGAGCGCTGGATCGAGGCGACCGCGCCGCTCGAGCCCGACGCCCGCCTCCTCGGCGTCACCACCGGCACGCCGCTGCTCGGCATCGAATCCGTCGCCTTCGCCGCCGACGGCCAGCCGATCGAATACTACACCGCCCTCTACCGCACCGACCGCGCCCGCCTGCACATCCAGATCGGCGCCCCGCGTTAG
- a CDS encoding glycerol-3-phosphate dehydrogenase/oxidase gives MRTRDAVLGRLEAGEAPEVLIVGGGINGVGVYRDLAGEGVAALLVERGDFASGTSAAPSRLIHGGLRYLETGEMALVRESVEERNLLLLNAPHVVRPIRCWIPLRSWFGGLAGTVARFMRLTRTPGRKGAVPVKVGLAFYDLFGNAHRTMPRHRFFSRAAALARVPRLAPSTRAVAEYYDARISHPERLTMELVADAEAACPASLAVPYLAVTGIRAGAVELTDRVDGRVVRVRPKVVVNASGAWLDQVHGGLGLAEKLVGGTKGSHLVIRAPDVAAELGEIMLYFETEDHRACLIYRMDEDHVLLGTTDLRTEDPDDGTCSAAEIDYLFGVLAAVMPQVRFSRADIVFHYAGVRPLPRTEGAVAGAISRDHSIRRYEPSPERPFTMLSLVGGKWTTYRACAEQIADGVLGVLGRRRTRSTKTEPIGGGRDFPRDDAGRAAYAADLARRTGVASERAARLADRYGSTAAAIAAAEVADGGRMLAAAPTYSHAEIVAITRDERVTRLEDVVLRRTLMGFEGLASAALVAELAEIVGDVLGWSTERRAAERDACNRLLRERHGVSLGGERTRAA, from the coding sequence ATGCGCACGCGCGACGCGGTTCTCGGGCGGCTGGAGGCGGGCGAGGCGCCCGAGGTGCTGATCGTCGGCGGCGGCATCAACGGCGTCGGCGTCTACCGCGACCTCGCCGGCGAGGGCGTGGCGGCGCTGCTGGTCGAGCGCGGCGACTTCGCCTCCGGCACCAGCGCGGCGCCGTCGCGGCTGATCCACGGCGGCCTGCGCTATCTCGAGACCGGCGAGATGGCGCTCGTGCGCGAATCCGTCGAGGAGCGCAACCTCCTGCTCCTCAACGCCCCGCACGTGGTGCGGCCGATCCGCTGCTGGATCCCGCTGCGCTCCTGGTTCGGCGGCCTCGCCGGCACGGTGGCGCGCTTCATGCGCCTGACCCGCACGCCCGGCCGCAAGGGCGCGGTGCCGGTCAAGGTCGGCCTCGCCTTCTACGACCTGTTCGGCAACGCCCACCGCACCATGCCGCGGCACCGCTTCTTCTCGCGCGCCGCCGCGCTGGCGCGGGTGCCGCGGCTCGCCCCGTCGACCCGGGCGGTCGCCGAGTACTACGACGCCCGCATCAGCCACCCCGAACGGCTGACCATGGAGCTGGTCGCCGACGCCGAGGCGGCCTGTCCGGCCTCGCTGGCGGTGCCCTATCTCGCCGTCACCGGCATCCGCGCCGGCGCGGTCGAGCTGACCGACCGCGTCGACGGCCGGGTGGTGCGGGTGCGCCCGAAGGTGGTCGTCAACGCCTCCGGCGCCTGGCTCGACCAGGTCCACGGCGGGCTCGGGCTCGCCGAGAAGCTGGTCGGCGGCACCAAGGGCTCGCATCTCGTGATCCGCGCCCCGGACGTCGCCGCCGAGCTCGGCGAGATCATGCTCTACTTCGAGACCGAGGATCACCGTGCCTGCCTGATCTACCGGATGGACGAGGACCACGTCCTGCTCGGCACCACGGACCTGCGCACCGAGGATCCCGACGACGGCACCTGTTCGGCGGCCGAGATCGACTACCTGTTCGGCGTGCTGGCCGCGGTGATGCCGCAGGTGCGCTTCTCCCGCGCCGACATCGTGTTCCACTACGCCGGCGTCCGGCCGCTGCCGCGCACCGAGGGCGCCGTCGCCGGCGCGATCAGCCGCGACCACAGCATCCGCCGCTACGAGCCGAGCCCGGAGCGGCCCTTCACCATGCTGTCGCTGGTCGGCGGCAAGTGGACCACCTACCGCGCCTGCGCCGAGCAGATCGCCGACGGCGTGCTCGGCGTCCTCGGGCGCCGGCGCACCCGCTCGACGAAGACCGAGCCGATCGGCGGCGGCCGCGACTTCCCGCGCGACGACGCCGGCCGCGCCGCCTACGCCGCCGACCTCGCCCGCCGCACCGGCGTCGCGTCGGAGCGCGCGGCCCGGCTCGCCGACCGCTACGGCTCCACCGCCGCCGCGATCGCCGCCGCCGAGGTCGCCGACGGCGGCCGGATGCTCGCGGCGGCGCCGACCTACTCGCACGCCGAGATCGTCGCGATCACCCGCGACGAGCGCGTCACCCGGCTCGAGGACGTGGTGCTGCGCCGGACGCTGATGGGCTTCGAGGGGCTGGCGAGCGCTGCGCTGGTGGCCGAACTCGCCGAGATCGTCGGCGACGTCCTCGGCTGGAGTACGGAACGCCGCGCCGCCGAGCGCGACGCCTGCAACCGTTTGCTTCGCGAGCGCCATGGCGTATCACTGGGCGGGGAGCGGACCAGGGCGGCCTAG
- a CDS encoding (2Fe-2S)-binding protein codes for MTGEPLRLTVNGEMRPVAAAPETSLLTVLRNDLGLTGAKYGCGLGECGACAVLVDGRVVRSCTIPVARVAGRSVVTLEGLAREGRPHPVQRAFAEAQAAQCGYCLNGMIVATVALLARDPAPSEVAIRAALARHLCRCGTHVEILAAVRLAVRLTAEAGGTIVRETAS; via the coding sequence ATGACGGGCGAGCCCCTCCGACTGACGGTGAACGGCGAGATGCGGCCCGTAGCGGCCGCGCCGGAGACGTCGCTGCTCACGGTGCTGCGCAACGACCTCGGGCTCACCGGAGCCAAATACGGCTGCGGCCTCGGCGAGTGCGGCGCCTGCGCCGTGCTGGTCGACGGCCGCGTGGTCCGTTCGTGTACCATCCCCGTCGCCCGGGTCGCCGGCCGGTCGGTGGTCACGCTGGAGGGCCTCGCCCGCGAGGGACGACCGCATCCGGTCCAGCGCGCCTTCGCCGAGGCGCAGGCGGCCCAGTGCGGCTATTGCCTCAACGGCATGATCGTCGCCACCGTGGCGCTGCTGGCGCGCGACCCCGCGCCCTCCGAAGTCGCGATCCGCGCCGCGCTCGCACGCCACCTCTGTCGCTGCGGCACCCACGTCGAGATCCTCGCCGCGGTCCGCCTCGCCGTCCGCCTGACCGCCGAGGCCGGCGGGACGATCGTCCGGGAGACCGCATCGTGA